A stretch of the Perca fluviatilis chromosome 17, GENO_Pfluv_1.0, whole genome shotgun sequence genome encodes the following:
- the cetn3 gene encoding centrin-3 — translation MSLSLRTELTADKTKRKKRRELTEDQKHEIKEAFELFDTDKDKEIDYHELKVAMRALGFEVKKVDVLKILKDYDREGNGKITFDDFNEVVTDRILERDPKEEIMKAFKLFDDDESGKISLRNLRRVARELGENVSDEELRSMIDEFDTDGDGEINQEDFLSIMTGEC, via the exons ATGAGTCTGTCTCTAAG GACTGAACTGACTGCCGACAAAACCAAGCgcaagaagaggagagagctCACCGAGGACCAGAAACACGAAATCAAAGAAGCTTTCGAGTTGTTCGACACGGACAAAGATAAAGAAATCGACTACCACGAGCTGAAG GTGGCGATGCGTGCACTCGGATTTGAGGTGAAGAAAGTGGATGTTTTGAAGATTCTTAAAGACTACGACCGAGAGGGAAACGGCAAAATAACATTTGACGATTTCAATGAAGTTG TGACTGATCGCATCCTGGAGCGAGACCCAAAGGAGGAGATCATGAAGGCCTTCAAGCTGTTTGACGACGACGAGTCGGGGAAGATCAGCCTGAGGAACCTGAGACGAGTCGCCCGAGAGCTCGGGGAGAACGTCAGCGACGAGGAGCTGCGCAGCATGATCGACGAGTTCGACACAGACGGAGACGGTGAAA TAAACCAGGAGGACTTCCTCTCCATCATGACCGGAGAATGTTGA